From the genome of Fusobacterium sp. FSA-380-WT-3A:
CTCATATTTTTTAATCCAGCTATAGATTTTATCTCTGCTAAATTTCCTTTTATTACAGAAAATTTTACATTTTTTAATAAATTATCTATTAACTCTTTTCTAGCTTTAGAAGCTCCAACTCCAACAGGATCCAAAACTACAGGCACTCCTAATTTATTGGCTATTTCTCCTGCTTTTACTACTATATTACACATTTGTTTATCCATTGTTCCTATATTTATCACTAAAGCTGAAGTAAAAGATAAAATCTCTTCTAATTCCTCTTCACAAAATGACATTAATGGAGAACCACCCATAGATAAAGTTATATTAGCACAATCATTTATTGTAACAGTATTTGTTATATGATACACTAACGGTTGTTTTTCTCTTATCTCTTTTATTATATTTCCTATTTGCTCTTTTTTCATTTTTCTTTCTCCTAAATTACTATCCACATATTTTTTTAAATTTTTAGTTGCTTCTTTTATATTTTCTTTTCCTAAAATTTCAGAAATAACAGCAACTCCATTTATTCCAGTTTTCATTACTGAAATAATATTATCCATATGTATTCCACCAATAGCTACATTAGGAATATTTATACTTTCTACTATATTTTTTAATTTTTCAAGTCCTAATGGTTCATTAATATCTTTTTTACTTCCTGTATAAAAAATAGTCCCTATTCCTAAATAATCTGCTCCATCTCTTTGAGCTTTTAAAGCTTCTTCTATATTCCCAACAGATACTCCTATTATTTTATCCGGTCCTAAAATTTCTCTAGCTTTTTTTAATTCCTCATCTTTTTGTCCTATATGTACTCCTGCTGCATCTACTGATTTAGCTACTTTTACATTATCATTTATAATTAACGGAATAGTGTATTTATCAGTTATTTTTTTTAATCTTTTAGCAATTTCTAAAAATTCTTCATCTGATATATATTTTTCTCTTAATTGTACAACAGTAGCTCCTCCAAGAATACTTTCTTCAACAGCTTTATATAAATCTCTACCTTTTAATATATCTCTATCTGTTACTAAATAAACAGAATAATCTATATTTTTATTCATAATTCATACCAGCCTTTTTATATAAATCAATAAAATGCCCAACTGGTCCTACTCCATGTCCAATAGAAAAAGAATTTTTTATAGCTTCAGTTATATAATCTTTTCCTTGACGAACTGCTTCTTCTACTGAATTTCCTTTAGCTATAAGAGAGGCTATAGAGGATGAAAGTGTACAACCTGTTCCATGAGTATTTATTGTATCTATTCTCACTCCAGGGAATTTTACTATTTCTCCATTTTCAAGTAATAATATATCTGTACAATTATCTTCTCTATGTCCACCTTTTACTAAAACGTTTTTAGCTCCAAGAGTTTGAATTTTTTTAGCTGCCTTTACCATTTCTTCTTCATTTTTTATTTCCATATCAGCTAATATTTCAGCCTCAGGAATATTAGGTGTTACTAAAGTTCCTAAAGCAACAAATTTCTTTAAAGCTTCAATAGCTTCATCTTTTAATAATTTATATTTACTTTTTGAAACCATAACAGGGTCTATAACAATATTTTTTACGTCATATTGTTTTAACATTTTTGTAATACTTTCTATTATTTCTATACTAGAAAGCATTCCAATTTTTACAGCATCCACTCTTATGTCTTCAAATATAACTTCTATTTGTTTTTCTATAATCTCTTTTGAAATTTCCTGAACTCCAAATACACCATTTGTGTTTTGGGCTGTTACAGCAGTAATAACACTCATTCCATAAACTCCTAAAGCACTCATTGCTTTTAAATCAGCTTGTATTCCGGCTCCTCCACAAGTATCAGAACCAGCAATTGTTAAAACATGTTTCATATAAACCTCCATTAATTATTTAAGATATTTTTTATAATTTATAATGAATACTACAATAAATATTTTTCTATAATTTCTATATCAGCTGGAGCCCAAACTAAAGATTTTAGATTTTCTCTTTTAAGCCATATTAGTGCTGAATGTTCTTTTAATTCTATTTTAGATAATAATTTACATTTTATAGCAATTATATTTACAGTCCCTCTTTCATATTTATGATAAGCATTTCCTATAATCTTTAATGGCTCTATATCACAATCTAACTCTTCTTTTATTTCTCTCACAATTCCTTGAAAATAACTCTCACCTTTTTCCAATTTTCCTCCTGGAAATTCCCAATTATTTCCTA
Proteins encoded in this window:
- the thiM gene encoding hydroxyethylthiazole kinase gives rise to the protein MNKNIDYSVYLVTDRDILKGRDLYKAVEESILGGATVVQLREKYISDEEFLEIAKRLKKITDKYTIPLIINDNVKVAKSVDAAGVHIGQKDEELKKAREILGPDKIIGVSVGNIEEALKAQRDGADYLGIGTIFYTGSKKDINEPLGLEKLKNIVESINIPNVAIGGIHMDNIISVMKTGINGVAVISEILGKENIKEATKNLKKYVDSNLGERKMKKEQIGNIIKEIREKQPLVYHITNTVTINDCANITLSMGGSPLMSFCEEELEEILSFTSALVINIGTMDKQMCNIVVKAGEIANKLGVPVVLDPVGVGASKARKELIDNLLKNVKFSVIKGNLAEIKSIAGLKNMSNRGVDSIEILENADEMAKELALKLDTVIAITGKDDIISDGKRIAIIKNGTHILGKVTGTGCMTASLIGCACGTNKDYMLGATLGVSLMGIAGELSEKSLDKTEGNGTLKVKILDNIYNMTKEKFIENEKIILENF
- the thiD gene encoding bifunctional hydroxymethylpyrimidine kinase/phosphomethylpyrimidine kinase, translated to MKHVLTIAGSDTCGGAGIQADLKAMSALGVYGMSVITAVTAQNTNGVFGVQEISKEIIEKQIEVIFEDIRVDAVKIGMLSSIEIIESITKMLKQYDVKNIVIDPVMVSKSKYKLLKDEAIEALKKFVALGTLVTPNIPEAEILADMEIKNEEEMVKAAKKIQTLGAKNVLVKGGHREDNCTDILLLENGEIVKFPGVRIDTINTHGTGCTLSSSIASLIAKGNSVEEAVRQGKDYITEAIKNSFSIGHGVGPVGHFIDLYKKAGMNYE
- a CDS encoding (deoxy)nucleoside triphosphate pyrophosphohydrolase, yielding MEKIIDVVAAIIENEKNEILCTLRPENKILGNNWEFPGGKLEKGESYFQGIVREIKEELDCDIEPLKIIGNAYHKYERGTVNIIAIKCKLLSKIELKEHSALIWLKRENLKSLVWAPADIEIIEKYLL